In Theileria parva strain Muguga chromosome 4 map unlocalized ctg_529, whole genome shotgun sequence, one DNA window encodes the following:
- the POLR1B gene encoding DNA-directed RNA polymerase subunit beta yields MPEVNQNRLTISESHVESFNTFIDHYSFNMVNNIPPVYITYNADSLKSFLNPKDTPYYVKVSIISLKIGYPTRPGSECIGTSQKMYPRHAKISHTTYEAPLVVTFGIKFFESESIITKEVPVGHIPIMVRSNRCNLKGLSGEEMIKQGEDADEPGGYFIIKGNEKMLRQLIVPRSNYPIAFKSDSNSQKNVLFTEYSIFMRCQSDLDGTCVSNYLHLTINKRCMFRVIVRNSIVLVPLFLLLRALLPFLSEDEFKRKLLENCSNNQEMTVLYHRIFLDMVQCDPVLSDIDFIQNRYLYRLGKACWNQVSQYLHPGSTFEECAHHLIKYFVIIHAKSNLDKFRTLLFMFNKLVNLSNGNIQSESYDSFAFQELLLPGQSYSCILKESLYLSLTRIRTVYNLEINNFLNHLKGKRGFKRNYAGVGKLENLDQDLEEEMVRKFMNSVNLFNFAINKVAPEITKKVHHFLSTGNAFNTHYELNQNTGFALVLDRINYHRFSSHLRSVHRGNIFMKMRSTQVRKLLGETWGFICPVHTPDGAPCGLLLHLSQYAKPVTTPNKPSYLNSIKSFLKSQPLHISGSTNKVNGGNDRIPLVVDGIPISYVNLEDVEEFYDKLKTSKNLEKFGMCRHFETCAIRDKFGVFSSIYIMTFPGRLVRPVRNIKDNQIELIGPITQLWSTIAINEYELNKSHNKLLDLQANPSAMNKVQVPKPLKSLKDNELDNCPVLYEYVELDMCCILSLSASLTPFSNHNQSPRNMYQCQMLKQSVGIPFHSQFYRSEVKTYVLTSLQRPLVATKEYEKMGFQDYPTGVNCVVAIIAHSGFDMEDAMILNKASVDRGLFNSFIYKSKVIDLNSQASSTKERGGTVEYFNNMDKDSKLIVKKLDFDGLPRLGEKLTKNSPFYRIEERGKNNIVNDKVVKYTEEPAIVDQITLVGKSEITVGDKISCPGLKHDRAIIKLRVLRSPIVGDKFASRHGQKGILSAVWPTEDMPFLENGIVPDVIFNPHGLPSRMTIGKLIEGMAGKVASIYGKPQDSTCFQAYYSENPENGDEEMEEVDVVDYFGKSLIKSGYEYYGTESMYCGTLGTEIQTHIFVGLIYYQRLRHMVSDKAQVRSTGPVDTITKQPVKGRKNLGGIRFGEMERDALIAHGTANLLQDRLLHCSDAHMAYVCPKCGSILSPSISSLEANTKRQVSICTICQVNCKLVTIPYVLRYVANELATMNIGIKLHLSQLGSRIDS; encoded by the exons ATGCCAGAAGTAAACCAAAATAGATTAACTATTTCAGAATCTCATGTCGAGAGcttcaacacatttatcGACCATTATTCTTTCAACATGGTCAACAATATACCTCCAGTATACATCACATATAATGCAGATTCCTTAAAGTCCTTTTTAAACCCAAAGGATACTCCTTACT acGTAAAAGTTAGTATAATATCCCTAAAAATAGGATATCCAACTAGACCAGGCTCAGAATGTATCGGAACTAGCCAGAAGATGTACCCAAGGCACGCAAAAATAAGCCATACAACCTATGAAGCGCCACTGGTAGTCACATTCGGGATCAAGTTTTTCGAATCTGAGTCTATTATCACAAAGGAGGTGCCAGTAGGTCATATTCCTATAATGGTCAGATCAAACAGATGTAATTTGAAAG GCTTATCTGGAGAAGAGATGATCAAACAGGGAGAAGATGCAGACGAACCAGGCGgctattttataattaaaggGAACGAAAAAATGTTAAGACAACTTATAGTTCCGAGATCTAATTATCCAATCGCATTTAAATCAGACTCAAACTCACAGAAGAATGTTCTATTCACAGAATACTCAATATTCATGCGATGCCAATC GGATTTGGATGGTACTTGCGTCTCTAATTACCTACACCTAACAATCAATAAAAGGTGTATGTTCAGAGTTATCGTAAGGAACTCGATAGTTCTGGTCCCGCTCTTTTTACTCCTGAGAGCTTTGTTGCCGTTCCTGAGCGAGGACGAATTTAAAAGAAAATTACTGGAAAATTGCTCAAATAACCAGGAAATGACAGTGCTGTATCATAGAATATTTCTGGATATGGTACAGTGCGACCCAGTCCTATCGGATATAGACTTCATACAAAATAGG taCCTCTACCGGTTGGGGAAGGCTTGTTGGAATCAAGTTAGTCAATATTTACACCCAGGATCAACGTTTGAAGAATGTGCACACCACCTGATAAAGTATTTTGTCATTATACACGCAAAATCTAATTTGGACAAGTTTCGAACACTCCTCTTCATGTTTAATAAACTAGTGAATTTGTCAAACGGGAATATTCAG AGTGAGAGCTATGATTCCTTTGCGTTCCAAGAGTTGTTGCTGCCAGGACAGTCATATTCGTGTATTTTGAAGGAGAGTTTATACCTGTCCCTGACTAGAATAAGAACGGTCTACAACcttgaaataaataactttCTGAATCACCTGAAAG GTAAAAGAGGATTTAAGAGAAACTATGCTGGAGTTGGAAAGCTGGAAAATCTAGACCAGGACTTGGAAGAGGAAATGGTAAGAAAGTTTATGAACTCCGTGAACCTGTTCAACTTTGCAATTAACAAAGTAGCACCTGAAATTACGAAAAAGGTCCACCACTTTCTATCAACAGGCAATGCATTTAATACCCACTATGAACTTAACCAGAACACCGGGTTTGCCCTGGTGTTGGACAGGATTAACTATCACAGGTTCTCAAGTCACTTGAGATCAGTGCACAGAGGAAACATATTTATGAAGATGCGTTCAACACAAGTAAGGAAGCTGCTGGGGGAAACTTGGGGCTTTATCTGCCCAGTTCACACTCCAGATGGAGCACCGTGTGGTCTGCTACTCCACTTATCACAATACGCAAAACCAGTGACAACCCCCAACAAACCCTCATACCTTAACTCTATTAAGTCATTTCTGAAGTCACAACCGCTACATATTAGTGGATCAACGAATAAAGTAAATGGTGGGAATGATAGAATACCTTTAGTAGTTGACGGGATCCCAATATCATACGTGAACTTAGAAGATGTGGAGGAGTTTTACGATAAGTTGAAGACATCAAAAAACCTTGAAAAGTTCGGCATGTGCAGACACTTTGAAACATGCGCAATTAGAGATAAGTTTGGAGTTTTCTCATCGATATATATCATGACTTTTCCGGGAAGATTGGTGAGACCGGTGAGAAATATAAAGGACAACCAAATCGAGCTAATAGGACCAATCACACAGTTATGGTCTACAATAGCTATAAATGAGTACGAATTGAATAAATCCCACAATAAACTATTGGATTTACAAGCTAATCCGAGCGCTATGAATAAAGTTCAAGTTCCAAAGCCTTTAAAGAGCCTGAAGGATAATGAATTGGACAACTGTCCAGTTCTTTATGAATACGTAGAACTGGATATGTGTTGTATATTAAGTTTGTCAGCCAGTTTGACACCGTTCAGTAATCATAACCAAAGCCCGAGAAACATGTATCAGTGTCAAATGCTTAAACAAAGTGTGGGAATTCCATTCCACTCACAGTTCTACAGATCTGAAGTGAAAACATATGTGCTAACAAGTCTTCAAAGACCACTAGTGGCAACTAAGGAATATGAAAAGATGGGATTTCAAGATTACCCAACAGGAGTAAACTGTGTAGTTGCGATTATAGCGCATTCAGGATTTGACATGGAAGATGCAATGATACTTAACAAAGCATCGGTAGATAGAGGGCTGTTTAACTCATTTATATACAAGTCGAAAGTGATAGACTTAAACTCCCAAGCGTCGAGCACCAAGGAAAGAGGTGGAACAGTGGAATATTTCAATAACATGGATAAAgatagtaaattaatagtCAAGAAACTGGATTTTGACGGGTTGCCACGACTGGGAGAAAAACTAACTAAAAATAGTCCATTTTACAGAATAGAAGAAAggggtaaaaataatatagtaaatgATAAAGTTGTAAAGTATACAGAGGAACCAGCAATAGTAGACCAAATCACACTTGTCGGTAAATCTGAGATTACAGTGGGAGACAAAATCAGCTGCCCAGGACTAAAACATGATAGAGCAATAATTAAGCTAAGAGTGTTAAGGTCACCAATTGTGGGAGATAAGTTTGCAAGTCGACATGGCCAAAAGGGAATTCTCTCAGCAGTTTGGCCCACAGAGGACATGCCATTCTTGGAAAATGGAATTGTTCCAGACGTCATATTTAACCCACACGGCTTACCATCGAGAATGACCATAG GAAAGCTTATTGAGGGAATGGCTGGAAAAGTTGCCTCAATTTACGGAAAGCCCCAGGACTCAACGTGTTTCCAGGCCTATTATTCAGAAAACCCTGAGAACGGAGATGAAGAAATGGAAGAAGTGGATGTGGTTGATTATTTCGGGAAGAGCTTAATTAAATCAGGATATGAATATTACGGTACGGAATCTATGTATTGTGGAACATTGGGAACTGAGATACAGACACATATTTTTGTGGGACTGATATACTACCAGAGACTAAGACACATGGTCTCAGATAAAGCGCAG GTGAGATCAACTGGGCCGGTGGATACAATAACGAAGCAACCAGTAAAGGGAAGGAAAAATCTTGGAGGTATAAGGTTCGGAGAAATGGAACGAGATGCACTCATAGCACATGGAACAGCAAATTTACTGCAAGATAGACTACTTCACTGTTCAGATGCACATATGGCATATGTCTGTCCTAAATGCGGATCTATCCTCTCACCGTCAATATCATCCCTGGAGGCAAACACGAAACGGCAAGTCTCAATATGTACAATATGCCAAGTTAACTGTAAATTGGTCACAATACCATACGTCCTAAG ataTGTCGCAAACGAGCTAGCGACGATGAATATTGGAATAAAGTTACATTTGTCACAACTGGGATCTAGAATCGActcataa
- a CDS encoding putative coatomer subunit delta, with protein MSILSTGLASEMRILVSRQHTQMTREEIESCFSNFLRLIENKSGDHTFVESDKNRFLYQLVDNFYVFVMTTLDSNIIEDLIVLKTLCEIVQNLVKPVINEENILKNIFDILFYMDELVSNNQGENMAFDQIKVYIEMDSYEEKMHKKVEKTKVREEEKRREMSSKMEKRKQLDKLFIDPSYPTSHSSYQEPPPVQQEPKIQLQARNLSPYNTIKKLKEKEIAKIVEGEAPAVVQIIETCNGNLHLDGDVDSLNVQGELVTTVFEEQAQSASLQFTSNKDIKMKYHPMVDKKMVTKSKIELQNGFNLAQPLSIIKWKYKLSEDDFPLSVTCWPSEGATECVVVIEITNNSELTFTDLTFQVLHSRFDNIKVNYNEGGNVDSNPDSLVWVVPTFSESDSVKLEFSTTTDLNNILPFTLVANSQDSLSNVKVLECYDKNSGEALAFLSKTQSCLTVTIGE; from the exons atgaGTATTCTCAGTACGGGTTTGGCCTCAGAGATGAGGATTTTGGTATCTCGCCAGCACACTCAAATGACTAGGGAGGAAATAGAATCTtgtttttcaaattttttaagGTTAATAGAGAACAAAA GTGGTGACCATACCTTTGTTGAAAGCGATAAGAACCGCTTTCTATATCAACTGGTTGATAATTTCTATGTATTTGTAATGACGACCTTGGACTCAAACATTATTGAAGATTTAATAGTCCTAAAGACTTTATGTGAAATAGTTCAG aatTTGGTTAAACCCGTTATTAACGAAGAGAATATACTCAAGAATATTTTTGACATACTCTTTTACATGGATGAGTTAGTGAGTAATAATCAGGGTGAAAACATGGCGTTTGACCAGATTAAAGTGTATATTGAGATGGACTCCTATGAAGAGAAAATGCACAAAAAGGTCGAAAAAACCAAGGTTCGAGAGGAGGAGAAGAGGCGTGAGATGTCATCAAAGATGGAAAAGAGAAAACAACTTGATAAACTATTTATTGATCCTTCATATCCCACTTCTCACTCGAGTTATCAAGAACCGCCACCTGTTCAACAGGAACCGAAAATCCAATTACAA GCTCGTAATTTATCACcatataatacaattaaGAAGTTGAAGGAAAAGGAAATTGCCAAGATTGTTGAAGGCGAGGCACCAGCTGTTGTCCAAATCATCGAGACTTGTAACGGAAATCTACACTTGGACGGAG ATGTTGATTCTCTGAACGTACAAGGAGAACTGGTTACAACAGTGTTTGAGGAACAAGCACAGTCCGCATCGCTACAA TTTACCTCAAATAAggatattaaaatgaaatatcACCCGATGGTCGACAAAAAAATGGTTACTAAATCTAAAATTGAACTTCAAAACGGGTTCAACTTGGCACAACCACTctcaattattaaatgGAAATATAAACTATCAGAG GATGATTTCCCGCTAAGTGTTACTTGTTGGCCTAGTGAGGGCGCCACAGAATGTGTAGTAGTGATAGAAATAACAAATAACTCTGAACTTACGTTCACCGATCTCACATTTCAAGTCCTACACTCGAGATTTGATAACATAAAAGTAAACTATAATGAGGGAGGAAATGTGGATTCTAACCCAGATTCATTAGTCTGGGTAGTTCCCACATTTTCAGAGTCAGATTCAGTCAAGCTAGAGTTCTCAACAACCACAGATCTCAACAATATACTCCCGTTCACACTAGTTGCCAACTCTCAAGATTCCTTATCAAACGTAAAG GTTTTGGAATgttatgataaaaatagtgGTGAGGCACTGGCGTTCCTGAGTAAAACTCAGTCATGTTTGACAGTAACAATCGGAGAATGA
- the ywiE gene encoding PLD-like domain protein — protein MFKFYNNKNNFNPNLDIDSFIYKIDSINSKNYPYLKHFSASEIYKWNGILTSLSSNFGKMSSGNIVHIFQDGNETLTDMLKEINKAKESIFLEMYIFDDSPVAEIFANALKIASLRGCKIVLLLDYIGSIRFSSKIQRELEELGVEIHFFNPLRLNNSIGPITYRNHKKLLIIDQKTAFCGSLNICRNSVGEDLGGDGGYIDVSVKLNGPSVYDLCMSFLGSLKIANVHIDGLTISERAEPIPGGSIVQIFESNTRKNKKDVLNSLLLVISKASNSIHLSTSYFIPPGSLRRSLISAKNRNLNIRMLLSGNSDLPGDTSSTYYILKKFFRSRFAKPFRDNFRVFMTKNRHYHGKVMVVDDIWSSIGSFNWDRLSSRRNMELTLGIFDPLVAHKLKQIQLENEKESYEYTRNDSLNRLKILKMYDCITYHIARFSEGNLVDGLSNERFNVVFKKTFIRTFVDQNVSEMFLTSNISSV, from the exons atgtttaaattttataataataaaaataattttaatcctAATTTAGACATTgattcatttatttataaaattgattccATAAATTCTAAAAACTATCCTTATTTAAAACACTTTTCCGCTTCCgag ATTTACAAATGGAACGGAATCTTAACTTCCTTGAGCTCGAACTTTGGTAAAATGAGCTCTGGAAACATCGTACACATTTTTCAAGACG GAAACGAAACATTAACTGACATGTTAAAGGAAATAAATAAGGCTAAGGAAAGTATTTTTCTGGAGATGTACATCTTTGATGATTCTCCCGTGGCAGAAATCTTTGCAAACGCACTTAAGATCGCGTCATTACGCGgctgtaaaatagttttaCTATTAGACTAC ATTGGTTCTATTCGATTTTCCAGTAAAATTCAGCGTGAATTAGAAGAATTAGGAGTTGAAATCCACTTTTTCAACCCCTTAAGACTGAACAACTCTATAGGACCAATTACCTATAGAAACCATAAGAAActtttaattattgatCAGAAAACTGCTTTTTGTGGATCACTCAATATTTGCCGTAATTCAGTCGGAGAGGATCTTGGAGGTGATGGTGGATACATTGATGTCAGTGTTAAACTGAATGGTCCATCAGTATACGACCTTTGCATGTCATTTCTGGGATCACTTAAAATAGCTAATGTACACATTGACGGGTTGACAATTTCAGAGAGGGCTGAACCAATACCCGGCGGTTCTATTGTCCAAATCTTTGAATCAAACActagaaaaaataaaaaagatGTTCTTAATTCATTGCTTCTGGTGATTTCCAAA GCATCAAATAGCATACATTTGTCAACAAGTTACTTTATACCTCCAGGCTCTCTGAGAAGGTCGCTGATCTCTGCCAAGAACAGAAATCTCAATATAAGGATGTTACTTTCAGGCAACTCTGATCTCCCCGGTGATACTTCATCGACTTACTACATCCTTAAGAAGTTCTTT aGGAGCCGGTTTGCAAAGCCCTTCAGGGATAACTTTAGAGTATTTATGACCAAGAACAGACACTACCACGGGAAGGTAATGGTGGTGGATGACATTTGGAGCTCCATCGGCAGTTTTAATTGGGATAG GCTATCAAGTAGAAGGAATATGGAACTAACTCTGGGCATTTTCGATCCATTAGTGGCACACAAACTGAAGCAAATTCAacttgaaaatgaaaagGAGTCTTACGAGTATACTAGAAATGACTCTTTAAACAGATTGAAGATACTGAAGATGTACGACTGCATCACGTACCATATCGCTCGGTTTTCGG AAGGTAATCTCGTTGATGGCCTATCAAATGAAAGGTTTAACGTTGTTTTCAAGAAGACTTTCATACGAACATTCGTAGACCAAAACGTTAGCGAGATGTTCCTAACCTCAAATATCTCATCcgtataa
- a CDS encoding MAC/Perforin domain protein — protein MNFLYFLKFIAILIAKNGKGHLNLLNRNLNETKIHSLFEKGKGGEANKSKSEVEPIVENESINFKTTKIVVGLEYLGAGYDIVKANTMGDADQAEDLGYRAPVIDFTWAQTDVGVTNSLDSLQPVGGWVRPKVSCGESENVTEIESISKLKDVTESDVGVNVKIPNVGTGSLNTQYQELKKDSEHTNNKLYTNSYYCFTYAAGIPPTLDWSTTEDFNLSVSELPKKIKDYEKCTPEGYKNRIKECKDLVKWMEFFSEFGTHVVVQVHLGKLTRYLSVPSSIIESLANKGLDVNAAIGAVISGVSANIAVGVSKSEESEIKQLKKSSKLKFSVLGGIHPDRNISPTSIRKWKSTVPRYPMPIKIDVESISTFLPRSYYNSFKEALSFYITLNKALPWDIEQKNKRLMTMKSLLVNSKQILVTNKNDELPVAKCQDGKRVLFGFIININEDLSTSVYSCVQNK, from the exons atgaattttttatattttctaaaatttatagCAATTTTAATTGCAAAAAACGGGAAAGgacatttaaatttattaaatagaAATCTTAATGAGACAAAAATACATTCTTTATTTGAAAAAGGTAAAGGCGGTGAGGCAAATAAGTCTAAGTCTGAAGTTGAGCCCATAGTGGAAAATGAGtcaattaactttaaaacaACAAAAATCGTAGTAGGATTAG AATATCTGGGAGCGGGATATGATATTGTTAAGGCAAACACGATGGGTGATGCCGACCAAGCAGAGGATTTGGGGTACAGAGCCCCAGTGATAGATTTCACGTGGGCACAAACTGATGTGGGAGTTACAAACAGTCTGGACTCATTACAACCAGTAGGAGGATGGGTAAGGCCTAAAGTGTCATGTGGAGAGTCTGAAAAT GTTACTGAAATAGAGTCGATAAGTAAATTGAAAGATGTTACGGAGTCTGACGTTGGAGTGAATGTAAAGATTCCAAATGTTGGAACAGGATCATTGAACACACAATATCAAGAATTGAAAAAAGATTCAGAACATACAAACAATAAATTGTATACAAACTCATACTACTGTTTCACCTATGCAGCTGGAATACCTCCAACACTTGattg gTCCACAACTGaggattttaatttatcagttTCTGAATTACCaaagaaaattaaagaCTATGAAAAGTGCACACCAGAGGGATACAAGAACAGGATAAAAGAATGCAAGGATCTGGTTAAGTGGATGGAGTTTTTCTCAGAGTTTGGAACACACGTTGTTGTTCAAGTGCATTTGG GAAAGTTAACTAGATATTTGAGTGTTCCATCTAGCATAATTGAATCTCTGGCAAATAAAGGCTTAGATGTAAATGCAGCAATAGGAGCAGTAATATCAGGCGTTTCAGCAAACATAGCAGTGGGAGTGTCAAAGTCAGAGGAAAGCGAAATAAAACAACTAAAAAAATCAtcaaaactaaaatttagTGTTTTGGGAGGAATTCATCCCGATAGAAACATATCACCCACATCAATAAGGAAATGGAAATCAACAGTCCCAAGATACCCAATGCCTATAAAGATTGATGTGGAGAGTATAAGTACATTCTTGCCAAGATCATATTATAACTCGTTCAAAGAAGCGTTGAGTTTTTATATAACACTAAACAAAGCTCTTCCTTGGGATATTGAGCAAAAGAATAAAAGACTTATGACCATGAAGTCACTA TTGGTAAATTCAAAGCAGATATTAGTTACAAACAAAAATGATGAATTACCTGTGGCCAAATGTCAAGATGGAAAAAGAGTGCTTTTTGGATTCATTATAAACATTAACGAAGATTTAAGCACCTCTGTGTATTCATGTGTACAAAATAAGTAA
- the Zdhhc20 gene encoding DHHC palmitoyltransferase family protein, with the protein MGNQGQLLSFCSMISTAKNKGTLLRNVALVITVYMYAGVMFILLRHFFEDLTLYGLGIIGGFNLLFFLFFISFIRSAVTDPGVVPLNWGFYMGDDTKRRRYCKICNVWKPDRTHHCSSCNRCVLNMDHHCPWIGNCVGFYNRKYFMQLLVYSIFALGFTLLQSVLYLYNETIENSMDEFDEVGPKAVSYIYVCGMIFIGLALIIALIPFLQFHFKLVLRNSTTIENLDDSNKDSGIYDMGVGANLQQVFGANPLCWFAPCNLPLNRPVGDGVRWSQYCYNPIPDKV; encoded by the exons ATGGGAAATCAAGGCCAGCTTCTGAGCTTCTGCTCCATGATTTCCACAGCAAAAAATAAAGGGACCCTTTTAAGAAATGTAGCTCTCGTAATTACTG TTTATATGTATGCCGGAGTCATGTTCATACTCTTGAGGCATTTTTTTGAAGATTTAACCCTCTATGGACTCGGTATTATTGGTGGATTCAACCTACTCTTCTTTCTATTCTTCATCAGCTTCATTCGA tctGCCGTGACGGATCCTGGTGTTGTTCCATTGAATTGGGGGTTTTATATGGGTGATGATACAAAGAGGAGAAGGTATTGCAAAATTTGCAATGTTTGGAAACCTGACAGGACACACCACTGTTCCTCATGTAACCGATGTGTTTTAAATATGGACCACCACTGCCCCTGGATTGGAAATTGTGTTGGATTCTATAACCGTAAATATTTCATGCAACTCTTAGTGTACTCAATTTTCGCACTTGGTTTTACCCTTTTACAATC AGTATTATACTTGTATAATGAGACCATTGAGAATTCGATGGACGAATTTGATGAAGTCGGCCCAAAGGCCGTCTCTTACATTTACGTTTGTGGTATGATCTTTATCGGACTTGCCCTTATTATTGCTCTCATTCCATTCTTACAATTCCACTTCAa ATTAGTATTGAGGAACTCGACAACGATAGAGAATTTGGACGATTCTAACAAGGATTCGGGGATTTATGACATGGGGGTCGGTGCTAATTTACAACAAGTTTTCGGTGCGAACCCGCTTTGTTGGTTCGCTCCTTGTAACCTGCCTCTAAATAGACCTGTTGGTGACGGTGTAAGATGGTCTCAGTATTGTTACAATCCAATACCTGATAAAGTTTAA
- a CDS encoding MAC/Perforin domain protein: protein MANSMTSEFDRGCPGLDYLGVGYDSIYANSVGSDSTLLDPGYRAPIIEFAWRKNSEGYSPTLGSLHPVGGWVRPVFSCSRSTKINEISNLEELKDSLSASTKLNGDIPENSFTGSLEYKNALMNFKSKRQKIYNKTEQCVRYQVGIPLNLKWGYTEYFNRTLSRLPILSSKVIKNCNIDNKLNLSDEECKSIKPWIKFFEVFGTHFNNQLTLGGKINQTMVFDSSTLEELKKKGIDIEAEVRTELGSGNVKLNLDMGGKKSRLDEIGQKKMSVLGGKMPNFPMDDNEFAHWAETVAENPMPIGVVSTSLKTLMHPAMHQSYDQALHQYAILNGISYEKLKMISGNSIELSKEIENGTTIVSWNRDNKIKCPRGSKVLMGISLIFGNEKLLGVSYCKSKMKECIIPTYENVEHSFHWITCSYGLQPGVEQILKMSNADDKNTEIECPNYSLIQIGLVIVTVDGIITSIRECEYGNKSCKYDLNDNETSYIWALCYSQLDNINKLQLKVLVSNNYADDKVSCSDGYKIITGSLVTLLSYQDMLQTFPKKTL, encoded by the exons ATGGCAAATAGCATGACTAGCGAGTTTGATCGTGGATGCCCTGGTCTTG ACTACCTTGGGGTTGGCTACGATTCAATTTACGCCAATTCTGTTGGGAGTGATTCGACGCTGTTAGACCCTGGATACAGGGCGCCAATAATAGAATTTGCCTGGAGAAAAAACTCCGAAGGATACTCTCCTACTTTAGGATCGTTGCACCCAGTCGGCGGGTGGGTCAGACCTGTGTTTTCATGTAGTAGATCAACCAAA ATAAATGAAATAAGCAATTTGGAAGAACTTAAGGATTCTTTATCAGCAAGTACCAAATTGAATGGAGATATTCCCGAAAATTCATTTACTGGTTCCCTAGAGTACAAAAACGCTTTAATGAACTTCAA ATCAAAACGACAGAAGATATACAATAAAACTGAACAGTGCGTTAGATATCAAGTTGGAATtcctttaaatttaaagtg GGGATATACTGAGTACTTTAACCGCACACTTTCCAGACTACCAATCTTAAGTTctaaagtaataaaaaattgtaacATTGATAACAAATTGAATTTATCTGATGAAGAATGTAAGTCTATTAAGCCCTGGATTAAATTCTTTGAGGTGTTTGGGactcattttaataatcaACTTACTCTGg GTGGTAAGATAAACCAAACTATGGTATTTGATTCATCAACTTTAGAAGAACTCAAGAAGAAAGGAATAGATATAGAAGCTGAAGTTAGAACTGAATTAGGCTCAGGCAATGTTAAGTTGAATCTAGACATGGGTGGCAAGAAATCTAGGCTTGATGAAATTGGCCAGAAAAAAATGTCGGTGTTGGGTGGTAAAATGCCTAATTTCCCAATGGATGACAATGAATTTGCGCACTGGGCAGAAACTGTAGCTGAAAATCCAATGCCAATTGGAGTTGTTTCGACTAGTTTAAAAACATTGATGCATCCGGCTATGCACCAATCCTATGATCAGGCCCTACATCAATATGCTATACTGAACGGTATAAGCTAcgaaaaattaaagatgATAAGTGGCAATTCAATTGAACTTTCTAAGGAG ATTGAAAATGGGACTACTATTGTTTCATGGAACCgtgataataaaatcaaatgCCCTAGAGGGTCAAAAGTCCTCATGGGCATTTCTCTTATATTCGGAAATGAAAAGTTACTAGGCGTCAGCTACTGCAAATctaaaat GAAAGAGTGCATAATTCCAACCTATGAAAATGTAGAGCATTCATTTCACTGGATAACATGTTCTTATGGGTTACAACCTGGAGTGGAGCAAATATTGAAGATGTCCAACGCGGATGAT AAAAACACTGAAATAGAATGCCCAAATTATTCACTGATACAAATTGGGCTAGTGATTGTTACAGTTGACGGGATAATTACATCAATAAGGGAATGTGAATATG GAAATAAATCTTGCAAATATGATCTTAATGATAATGAAACTTCTTACATTTGGGCCTTGTGTTATTCACAACTggataatattaacaag CTTCAACTGAAAGTTTTAGTTTCCAACAACTACGCTGATGACAAAGTTTCTTGCTCTGATGGTTACAAAATCATTACTGGTAGTTTAGTTACATTATTGAGTTATCAGGACATGTTGCAAACTTTCCCGAAAAAGACACTTTAA